The region AATATCACCATTTTCAATTGAGTTCATCAGCGCAAGGTAGCGTTGTTCGTGGTGTTTTTCTGCAATCGCAATAGAATGCATTGCAGCAGCAACTACTGGAAATCCTTCCTGAGAAGCAATTTCTGCAAATTCAGGGTACATTTCTGTATATTCGTAATGTTCACCGGCAGCAGACTCTTTGAGGTTTGTTACAGTATCTGCAATAATCCCTGCTGGGTAGGCAGCAGTAATTTCAACTTCACCGCCTTCCAAGAATTTAAACAGGCGCTTTGCGTGTGCTTTTTCCTGCAATGAAGTCTCTTCAAAGATTTTTGCAATCTGAACATACCCTTCTTTTTTAGCAACGCCTGCAAAATAGTCATAACGGTTGCGAGCCTGAGATTCACCGGCAAATGCTGTCAAAATATTTTTTTCTGTTTTGGTGCCTTTA is a window of Halodesulfovibrio sp. DNA encoding:
- the rbr gene encoding rubrerythrin, with translation MGKLKGTKTEKNILTAFAGESQARNRYDYFAGVAKKEGYVQIAKIFEETSLQEKAHAKRLFKFLEGGEVEITAAYPAGIIADTVTNLKESAAGEHYEYTEMYPEFAEIASQEGFPVVAAAMHSIAIAEKHHEQRYLALMNSIENGDIFKKAKPVAWRCINCGYVHEGLEAPHVCPACDHPQKYFEVRLEKWFMP